The nucleotide window ATCGAGACCAACAAGGGGCTCCTGTGGCGCATGAAGGACACGGCCCACCACGTCTTCCGCAACGATCCCCACTCCCAGCTCGTGGGCCAGTTCCTGGACTGGGCCATGGGGTACATCTTCCACGAGGCCATCAAGCTCAAGGAGGACGCCTACCAGAAGCAGAACTACGCGCCGTGGTTCCACAAGCTCTACGAGGGGGACCTGAACGCCTCGGAAAAGGACATCACCGAACAACTCTTCCTGGTCCTGAACCAGACCGAGGAGTCCATGAGCCGCGAGATCGACCGCATCCGGTTCATCATCGCCAAGTGCCGTCAATTGCTGCCTTATTACCTTAACAGGTACAGCGACAACGTGCTCCTGGCCCGCTATATTTTTTCGCAGAACGAGCTGGTCAGGACCGTGTTCGGCGACGAGTACGACGATCTTGTAACCGCCATTTACGGCGAGGAATCCGAACGCATGTACATCCTTGCCAGCCAAAGTCTGCGCATGGGCGGTTGGATGGCCGAGGCTTCCCAGGCCGTGGATCAGGCCATAAAGAAGAACCCGGCAAGCAAAATGGTGTTGCAAGAAAAGAAAATAATTGATAATTGGGCAGACAGACTGCAGAATTGATCCGGCTAATAGTCGGGGCTGTTTACGTTTGAGAATAATTGAGGAGGCACGCAATGAAGAAACTGATTTTACTCGCAATCGCCACGTGCATGATCTTTGCCTGGGGTTGCTCCAAGAAAGTCCAGACCGAACCCGAAGTGGTTGTGGTCGAAGAAAAGGAAGTCATGGCCGAGAAGCCGGCCCCGGTCATGGACCCCATGGCCGTGTACAAGGCTGAATACGATGCCCTGTCCACCACCCACACCGTGACCAAGGGCGAGTGCCTGTGGTGGATCTCCGAGTACAAGCATGTGTACAACGATCCTTTCATGTGGCCCCTGATCTACAAGGCCAACCGCGACAAGATTTCCAATCCCGACCTGATCTACCCGGGCCAGCAGTTCGACGTGCCCCGCTACGGCTTCGACCTCGAAGACGTGAAGGGTTCCCGCAAGGAAGCCGGTGCGCCGTGGAAGGCTCTTGAGCCCGGCCAGGATGCCATGATCCCCGCTGAAATGCGT belongs to Pseudodesulfovibrio portus and includes:
- a CDS encoding LysM peptidoglycan-binding domain-containing protein yields the protein MKKLILLAIATCMIFAWGCSKKVQTEPEVVVVEEKEVMAEKPAPVMDPMAVYKAEYDALSTTHTVTKGECLWWISEYKHVYNDPFMWPLIYKANRDKISNPDLIYPGQQFDVPRYGFDLEDVKGSRKEAGAPWKALEPGQDAMIPAEMRAALGYSF